Part of the Palaemon carinicauda isolate YSFRI2023 chromosome 8, ASM3689809v2, whole genome shotgun sequence genome is shown below.
tgaaatatggcaactcgatttgcaaaattttaatgctttcaaaaACAcacctttgctgtctttgattcgttaaggttggggagggctccgcccatttcatagtacagtagtagtaagaagagcaacaccttgcctgttttgtcacgggaacactagagacatctgatgaaaaatttccccagagtgtctgcgttctttttattctaactgtacatatgcaCACCATTGATTCTCTACGAAGTCttataaacatacgaacataccgactctcacacacacacacacacacacacacatatatatatatatatatatatatatatatatatatatatatatatatatatatatatatatacacacatatacatatacacacacacacacacacatatatatatatatatatatatatatatatatatacatatatatatatatatatatatataaaatcaatgtatgtgtgtgtgtatacaataagaGGGTAAGAGAGAATCGTAcgcatttcatgaatggttttattcAGGATGCATGAGAATTACATCGTTGAGGTCCACACGTTTTCATTCAGGAATGACTCAAATCTGATGTAGCCTTTTTCCCTATCTTGACTAACGGCTTGGCTCCCTACTCTTGGGTAAACAGAGGTTTGTCAGGTTTCTGGGGACGAGCATACAACGTCCTACCTAGTTGGGTTTGCGTATTAAAAGAGGGTGCAAGTTtgtaagtaatgagagagagagagagagagagagagagagagagagagagagagagagagagagagagagagagagagaggaagattatCAAATAACTAGAATAACCTAAATTAATAAGAAACCAAATgcacacacattctatatatatatatatatatatatatatatatatatatatatatatatatatatatatatatatatatatacacgatgttaAATAATGCTTTAAATTATATTAAGGGTTTAGTAATATTACGATTTATACATATCCATTTTATTAGAAATCTATATAGAAAGATGAAAATCTGAATAAGATTATATTACATATTCTTGCAGCCAAGGAGTTTCAGAACTGCAATTGTAGAAAATAGTAGATAGCAATGTGAGTTAAGAAtcttgtgcatacatacatacatacatacatacatacatacatacatagataaatagatagactttAGTTAGTGATTTTGTgtgagcaaaaatatatatatatatatatatatatatatatatatatatatatatatatatatatatatatatgtatgtatgtatgtatgtatgtatgtatgtatgtatgtatgtatgtgcacaatTTACCCATATTAGTTATCTACATAATATCACATGGCACTTGTTTCCGCATTCAATATAAAAGGCAATGATGTAAGGTTAATGATAAACTTTTACTCGGGACGTCCGTAGTAGTTTGTAGGAGGAGTTGGAGTTCCTTCATCCCGTACCTCTGGGATGCCATAGAGCTGACCAGGGGCAGCGACTTCACTCTTGGATGAAGCATCAGCTTCCGCTTCCATTACTTTTCCGATGTCAGCATTGAGTCGAACAAACTGTTCAGTGGCTGCACAGTCCACGTTGAACCACCAGTCGCAGACGAAGTACTGCTGGTTGAAGATGGTGCCGTTGGGGCATAGGAAGGAGTCCTGGCGACCGTCGAActggcagatgtggaagacctggcaTTTGGCGTCGTCAGCTGTGTCGGCGTAATAGCCAGGGAATTCTTGCTCCTCACAGGAAAATCCTGTATCGGGAACCGAAGACAGGATAGGGTAGTCTTCGCCTGGGACGCCCCCACCAGGGATGAGAGCGGCGAGGGCAGCCACGGGGTCTTCTTGCAATTCCACGTTAACAGCTTCCTCCGCCCTCTGGTCAGGGGCACCATAGATGTTGCTGGGCACAGGTAACTCATAACCATACTGGGAGTGAACACCACCCACCACGGCTTGCAGAAAGAAAATATACCAACACTTGACTTTTTCACAAAATACAGCAAGGTATTTAAATAatcaattctaaataaagcttttaaaTTACTTAACAATACAAAAGGACAAAATTAAGaagcaaattgaaaaaaataaaatctatcataTGGAAAAATTAACATGAATACCGAGCACTGAAATAAGTGCGCATTGTGATAACGTGAACCGTACCGTTATAAAGAACATAAAAATGCATCTTCCACATGAACTCACCCAACAACATAACTACGACGGACACTGCCATTGCAATTACGAAAATGAACGAGAAAGGATAAAGTTGAAAGAAAGGAGGGTTTCCGTTACAGGAGGCGATCGGATTCGAAGTGTGTCATTAGGTGAATCTCGGTGCCTCTATATACTGCAACAGTCTGAgcagaaagaagaggaggagggggagggatgGGAGGATTGGGGAGGGGTTAGAGAATCCCTTTCCTTTTGGACCTTCTGTCCACTTCAAGGATGCCCCAGTATTCTCTCCTTTCTCGTTCGATTCCAGTTGAAGAGGAAGAGTCGAGCAGATGATAGATCATGTCATGGACAACCGGTGTAAATTATGTTTGGACAGCACAAAGGCCAGATATTTGACCCTTAAAAAGACCATTTATATTAAAACTTAAGTAGGGGTAAAAAATTAGAAACTCCTCCTAACTCCCTCCCATTCTTCAAAATAACGTAACGTTCTAAAGAAGAAAATCGTTATAAATTCGAAATTTCCTTATTAATAACAGATGCTCATTTGTTATCGAAGCTCATAATGAAATACTTGGTTAAAATGAAACAAGTGGAAcgcattgcaataaaaaaaaaaaacacgaatactATTACAGTTACCTAGttcatagtaaataaataaacaagtataGAACACGATTACACATTATCTACTTTTAAAACGAAAATCCTCGGCATTACTTGAGCTACCTTCAGAACACAAATCACTTGTACGAGACACCAAATGAAGCAATAACAAACAATTTTCCGTCTCGACCCCGCAATTAGTGAATTACCTTTGTGACACGCGAGTTACGCCTCTGCCTCGGCATCACCAAGATCGTGACGGAGCAATTGATGACCGAGACGCCACTTCTCAGAGGAGCATCGGCCATAATACAGGGTGAGGGAAACATAATGACACTCCAAGAAA
Proteins encoded:
- the LOC137644995 gene encoding uncharacterized protein, which produces MAVSVVVMLLAVVGGVHSQYGYELPVPSNIYGAPDQRAEEAVNVELQEDPVAALAALIPGGGVPGEDYPILSSVPDTGFSCEEQEFPGYYADTADDAKCQVFHICQFDGRQDSFLCPNGTIFNQQYFVCDWWFNVDCAATEQFVRLNADIGKVMEAEADASSKSEVAAPGQLYGIPEVRDEGTPTPPTNYYGRPE